GCCGCTGCTGAAGCGTGTGATGGCGCTGCCCGGGCAAACCGTGTGCCGGTCGGGCGATGCCATCACGGTCGATGCTGTCGATGTCGGCGCCGCACACGAGCACGATCATCGCGGCCGTCCGCTGCCGCGTTGGAGCGGTTGCCATACCCTCGAACCGGGCGAGGTCTTTCTCATGAACCCGACCGTCCCAGACAGCCTGGACGGCCGCTATTTCGGCGCGCTCCCCGTCAGCTCGATCGTCGCGCGCGCAGTCCCGCTTTGGACGGACGAAGCCGCCGACGGCCGTTTCGTCTGGCGCGCCGCCACTCATTGACCCGTTTCCAACCCAGCAACCCAGGAGCTTTCCCATGGCACAAATCGGCCAGTTCACGCGCGATAAGTCCGGCTTCACCGGTCGCGTTGAAACGCTGTTCTTCGAGCGGATTCTCACCCTCGTCCCGGCCGAATCCTCGGATGCCGAGAACGCGCCGGACTACCGTATCCGCCTCGGCGATGCCGATGGCCCGGAGATCGGCGCAGGTTGGAAGCGGACCGGCGAGAAGGCCGGCGATTACGTTTCGCTCGTCATCGACGACCCGGCGCTGCCGCGGCCGATCCGCGCAAATCTCTTCCAGTCGGGCAACGACAAAGCGGCCTGGACGCTGAACTGGAATCGTCAGCCCCAACGCGCCGAGCGGGACTGATTGCATGCAGGATCCTGTCGCGCGTGCCGCCAACCAGGCGCATCAACGGTCCACCCCCTTGTTCGGGGAAAAGCCCTCTCATAACTCGGGTCCACGCAACCGTCGGGCGGCCGCCACGCACAGCGGCGGTCAAACCGGTGGTCCGTGCGCACCGCCGGTAGGCAGCAAGACGCCTCGCCATGATGGCGGAGACAGGGCGAGCCTTGCCGTTCTCCTCCTTACCGGCCTGCTGGTGATTGGCGGGCCAACGGCAGCAGTGTCCGGGCAGAGAGCACCGGCACGAAGTCAACCGGCGAGCGATCACTACGCATCTCATGTGGCAGAGGCCGCGCAGCGCTTTGGCATTCCGGCTGCATGGATACGAGCCGTCATGCGGGTCGAGAGCAATGGCGATCGGCGTGCCGTCTCACCCAAAGGCGCACTCGGCCTGATGCAACTCATGCCCAAGACTTGGGCGGACATGCGCGCGCGCTATGGTCTCGGGCGCGATCCCTTCGATCCCCGTGACAACATCCTCGCCGGCGCCGCCTTTCTTCGCGAACTGCACGACCGTTACGGCTCGCCGGGCTTTCTCGCGGCCTATAATGCAGGTCCCGGCCGCTACGAGGAGTTTCGGGATAGACACCGTCCACTGCCCGCGGAGACGACAGCCTATGTCGCGGCCATCGTCCCTTTTGTCGACGCGGAGGGAGCGCCAGGACCTCTTCTCCTCGCGGCTTCTTCTCGTTCATCCTGGACGCGGGCGCCGCTGTTCTTCGACCACGCTGACGGGCCGTCCCCTGGCGCGCGAGCGGCGCTCGATCAACCCGCGCACGGCGGCTCAGTCGGCACTACGGTGCACGATATTTCGGCGATTGCGCCGCAGTCGGAGGGCCTGTTCGTCGCGCTCTCGGCCATGGGGCGATCGCAATGACTGCACGGCATCTTCAACGTCAATGCGCGGATCGCGGTACGTCTGCAGGCACCCTTGTTGCGGCGGCTGCACATCGGGCAGCTCGCGATATCAGCTGTCAGTTTCCAGGTTCGCTGGCGCCCCTTGACGAACATTCGGTTTGCATTCGAAACGCTGCAACACAGTCATACGGGCGATGCCTTCGGCCCGCGCTCTACTCGTCGCTTCGCTCCTCACCGAGCCACCCTACGGGTGTCTCGGCCCTTCGCGTAACGATCGCTATCGCAAACACTCGCAAACAGTGGGGGCTTCCGCGAGTACCGACCGAACGATGGCGAGATAAAAGGCCGCAATGTGCGGCTCGGTCGGTTGGTTGTTTGTGCTGCTATTTTTCCTCGGGTCCGCAATGTGCGGCTTCGGCGCGCAATGTGCGCTCGACTATCAACCCGTTGCAGGGATTCTGCATTCCGCACATTGTCGAGGCTGGCCATGGCTGAAGACAGCGATTTTCAACCACGGCCCGGCCGCATCCGCTCCTCGAGGAGCCAGCGGGCCAAGCCCTTCATCGCCCAGGCGCTTGCCGCCGCTCAACGCGCTGGCGGCGGCATTTCGCGAGCCGGCCAGCTCGTCAGCCACCGTCATTCGCGCTTCGGCCGCGGCCGAGCCGCCAGCGTGCGGGCAAACCGTCTGCTCACCGGCCGCTCGCGTCTGGTGACCATCAAGACCCGGGTCGTCCGGCACAGGGCGAGGTCGGCGCCGCTCGCGACGCATCTCGGCTATCTCCGGCGCGAAGGCGTGACCCGGGACGGGGAGAAGGCCCACCTGTTCGGCCCGGGCACCGAGGATGCCGATCCCAAGGCCTTCGCCGAGCGCTGTCAGAATGACCGCCACCATTTCCGCTTCATCGTCTCCCCCGAGGACGCGCCTGACATGGCCGACCTCAAGGGTTTCGCCCGCGAATTGGTCGGCCAGATGGAAGTGGATCTGGGTACCAAGCTCGACTGGGTGGGGGTCGATCACTGGAACACCCAGCACCCCCACGTCCACATCATCGTGCGCGGCGTCGCAGAGGACGGCCAAGACCTCGTCATCTCCCGCGACTACATCAAGGAAGGGATGCGCGCCCGCGCCCAGGACCTGGTCACCCAGGAACTTGGACTGCGCTCCGATCTCGACATTCGTCGCTCGCTCGAGAGCCAGATCGGAGCCGAGCGCTGGACGCAGCTCGATCGCCAGCTTGTTCGCGATGCAAACCAGCACGGTGTTATCGACCTTGCGCCGCGTCCCGAGCAGCAGCCCGATCAATTCCATGCGTTGAAGGTTGGCCGGCTGCGACACTTGGAAAGTCTTGGCCTCGCTCATCAACTCGGGCCCGGCCAATGGTCCATGGACGAGGCCGCCGAAACGACCTTGCGCGAGCTCGGCGAACGCGGCGACATCATCAAGCGTATCCACCGCAGCTTGACCGAACGCGGCATCGAGCGCGGGAGCGCGAGTTACGTGTTATCAGGCGAAAATCTTGACGTCCCCGTCATCGGGCGTCTCGTTGATCGCGGTCTCGACGACGAGCTCAAGGCGACCGCCTATGCCGTGGTCGACGGGGTCGACGGCCGCACCCACCACATCCGGCTGCCCGACCTCGACGCTGCCGGCGACAGCGCGCCAGGCTCAATCGTCGAGCTTCGCAAATTCGATGACGCAAGAGGGCAGCGTCGCGTGGCGCTTGCCGTCCGCTCCGATCTCTCGATCGAAGCGCAGGTGACCGCGAGCGGCGCGACATGGCTCGATCGGCAGGCCGTCGCGCGCGACCCTGTGGCGCTTGGCCAGGGCGGCTTCGGCGCCGAGGTCCGCGACGCTATGGAACGGCGGCCCGAGCAGCTCATCGGGCAGGGGCTCGCCGAACGCCAGGCGCGTGGACTGGTGTTCGCGAAAAACCTTATCGGCACGCTGCGCCGTCGGGAGTTAGAGGATCTCGGCAAGCAGCTCGCCGCCGAGACCGGTCAGCCGTTCAACCCGTCGGCTAGCGGCGAGTATGTGGCAGGCACCTATCGGCAGCGCTTCGCGCTCGCCTCCGGCCGCTTCGCCATGATCGACGACGGTCTCGGCTTCCAGCTCGTGCCTTGGACGCCCTCACTCGATAAACAGCTCGGCCGGCATGTCTCTGGCGTCGCGCGCGCGGATGGCGGCATCGATTGGGGTTTTGGGCGCAACCGGGGGCTCGGCTTGTGAGTGATCCTTCCAATCACCGACGTCAGGAGAGGGCGGCCGCCATGTCGGCGACCAAGATTCTTTGGGGGCAGGTCATCATGGTCTTCGGCATCGTCCTGCTCACGATCTGGGCCGCGACGGAATGGACGGCTTGGCGCCTCGGCTTTCAGCCGCAGCTCGGGCAGCCCTGGTTCGAGCTGCTCCATTTTCCGTTCTACCTTCCGCCTGCCTTCTTCTGGTGGTGGTATGCCTACGATGCTTACGCGCCCTCAATCTTCACCGAGGGCGCCTTCATCGCGGCATCCGGCGGCATCATCGCTGCGGCGGTCGCGATCGGTATGTCGGTCTGGCGCGCCCGCGAAGCGAAGAATGCCGAGACTTATGGGTCCGCGCGGTGGGCGAAGGCAAAGGAGATCGAGCAGGCTGGATTGCTTGGACCCGACGGCGTGGTGCTCGGCCGGTTCGAGCGCACCTATCTTCGCCATGATGGACCGGAGCATGTCCTGTGCTTCGCACCCACGCGATCGGGCAAGGGCGTCGGCCTCGTCATCCCTTCGCTCTTGACGTGGCCGGGCTCGGCTATCGTCCACGACCTCAAGGGGGAGAACTGGCAGCTCACTGCCGGCTTTCGCGCCCGACACGGCCGTGTCCTTCTGTTCGATCCGACCAACGCGAAGTCGTCGGCCTATAACCCGTTGCTCGAGGTGCGCCGCGGCGAGTGGGAGGTGCGCGACGTCCAGAACATTGCCGACATTCTGGTCGACCCGGAGGGCAGCCTCGAGAAGCGGAACCATTGGGAGAAAACCAGTCACGCCCTGCTGGTCGGCGCGATCCTCCACGTCCTCTATGCCGAGGAAGACAAGACGCTCGCCGGTGTCGCAGCCTTCTTGTCCGATCCCAAGCGGCCCATTGAGACGACGCTTGCCGCAATGATGCGAACCGCGCATCTCGGCGAGGCCGGTGTTCATCCCGTCGTCGCGTCCGCTGCCCGCGAGTTGCTGAACAAGTCCGGCAACGAACGCTCCGGTGTCTTGAGCACCGCCATGTCGTTCCTGGGCCTTTACCGAGATCCCGTGGTGGCGGAGGTGACGCGGTGCTGCGACTGGCGGATTACCGATATCGTTGGCGGAGAGCGAGCGACCACGCTGTACCTTGTCGTGCCGCCCTCCGACATCAATCGCACCAAGCCGCTGATCCGTCTGATCCTCAACCAGATAGGCCGCCGCTTGACCGAGGATCTGCAAGCCAAGGCCGGCCGGCGCCGGCTCCTCCTGATGCTCGACGAATTCCCGGCGCTCGGCCGGCTCGACTTCTTCGAGTCTGCGCTGGCCTTCATGGCCGGATACGGCATCAAGAGTTTCCTGATTGCTCAGTCGCTGAACCAGATCGAGAAGGCCTACGGGCCCAACAACTCGATCCTTGACAACTGCCACGTCCGGGTCAGCTTTGCGACCAACGACGAGCGCACCGCAAAGCGCGTGAGCGACGCGCTCGGCACGGCGACCGAGATGAAGGCGATGAAGAACTATGCCGGCAGCCGGCTGGCGCCTTGGCTGGGCCACCTCATGGTGTCGCGGTCCGAGACCGCCCGCCCGCTGCTCACGCCCGGCGAGATGATGCAGCTCCCGCCCTCCGACGAGATCGTCATGATGTCGGGCCTCCATCCGATTCGGGCGAAGAAGGCGCGCTATTACGAAGATAGACGTTTCCAGGAGCGCATCATGGCGCCGCCGATGCTGACGAAATCCAATGGCGGCCGGTTGGACGATTGGAGCTCAAGGCCATTGCCGCCGCGCCCAAGGGCATTGGAGACGTTGAACGACGACCAGACGGATGACGAAGATCCAAAGGCCGCCGACCGCAGGCAGCAGCCGGAACTCGATCGAGACACGGTGGAGAATAAGGAACCACTCGAGAACGAGTTCGCTTCGGACCTCGTGGATGAGCTCGATGAAGATGTCCCGCGGATCAGGCGCATGAACGACATGATGCAGGGCGTGGCGCGCCAAGCCTCCCTCGATCCCGGCGACGATCTCGGATTGTGAGGTAGCCATGATCGGGACAAAAAAGAAGGCTCAGCTGTCGGTCTATCTCGATCCTGATGTCATGAAGGCGCTATCGGCCTACGCCGCCCGGCGCGAGCAGTCGCTGTCGCTTATCGCGGAAGCCGCGATCGCTTCCTTTCTGTCGCCGGACGCCGATGAACGGCGAGAGGCTGCTACTGCCAAGCGTCTTGACCAGATCGACCGCCGGATCGCGCGCCTTGAGCGGGATGTCGGGATTTCGGTCGAGACTATCGCTCTCTTCATCCGCTTCTGGCTCACGACAACACCATCACTCCCCGAACCCGCCGCCAAGGCCGCGAGAGCACAGGCCGGAGCGCGTTATGATAATTTCCTTGCCGCATTGGGCCGCCGGCTCAATCAAGGGCCGAAACTGCGGCAAGAAATCCCGGAGGATGCCCAGCAGACTGACTCGTCCCCAGGCGAGTGATGCTCAACCCCGACGGTCGGCTCTGGATCGATTGGCTGTCTGGCGGGTTGGAGGATAGCGGACGAACGATGTCCGCCGCCGACGGCGAGCGGATCGTGGACCATCCAAAAAGTGTTAGGCGACCCGCGTGCTCAACTGCGAAATGCATGCCCTCCCCTGGATCAACTCGATCAGAGGCGACCCCCTGGCCCCGTATGCGACCGTCTGATGCGAGCTATATCCCTCGACGGCCTGCCAGGATCGACTGCGACCTAGCGAGTGATGTCAACGGGATGAGGGGGGATCCTGTGTTTGCGACAATTGTACAAGCGTTGCCAAGATTGCCTCAGTCGAAGACACGGATAGTGTTCGCACATTCACGCTCGATTTCCCAGACTGGTTAACCAATGACCTCGCCATTGAAGCGGGCGTATCTTTAGACGGTGTGTGTCTCAAGGCGACGACTGGCATTTCTTCCACCCGAGTTCTTCTCGACTCCAATCGAGCGAGTAAGCCAGGAGCCAATCAGCGCGCCGCGCCCGTGACTTGCTGGCGGAGTTGCGGCTATTATGTGTTTGCGAACAGGATCAACGAGATTTTGTCAGGCCCCATCCGTTGATCTATCTTCGGTCGGGCTTCTAGAGACAAACCGCCGATGATGAAGACGTACACCGGCTCGTGTCACTGCGGCACCGTCCGTTTCGAGATCGACGCCGATATCGACCATGTGCGGGTTTGCGACTGCTCTATCTGCTCGAAGCGTGGCGCGCTGATTTATCGCGTCGCCGAGGGCGACTTCCGGCTCCTGACGCCCCTCCAGGAGTTGTCGGTCTATCGCTGGGGTTTATTCACTGCGGCTGACTATTTTTGCCCGGTTTGCGGTATTTTGCCGTTCCGCAAACCAAGCCAGCCCACCGCAGCAGAACGCGAAGCCGGCATTCGGCCGTTCGACGGATGGGCAGTGAACGTGCGTTGCCTGAAGGACTTCGATCCGTTTTCAGTGCCCGTTCGGCAGATTCACGGCAGCAGGCTGACAATTGATTCGCCATAGCGGCCCTTGCCATGGACTTTCCGTTCGACTGCACGTGTTTATAATTGGTGATGTTCGTTGGACGTCGGCACTCAAAGAACGAAATCGGCCCTTTCCACCACGCTGAGTTTGGGAGTAGTGCCACTTCATAGCCGAGCATCGGGAAAACCTTCAGAAGATGCTCGTTTTCGACAGGCATCCTCGAAATCATGACGCGTCTCTTGATCGGTCGCGTGGATGGCCGGCCAAGGCGGAAGCGATGAACACGCGTCGATGATAGTGGCGTGCCTGTCCGAGTTCCTTGTCGCCGGCTCGCCTGTCACGCGTTCGAGACCCGCTGCGGCGTCGATCAGGCCGCGATCGAATAAACCCAGCCGTCGAACGCACTCGCTCGCGTCAGGTTTTCAAGGGAAAGATCAAACGCACTGTGCAGGCGCGCTTCAATACCTGTCCCGGGCAACGCGGGAACGCCCGACTCCAATTCCTTCCTTACGACCGGGCGTCCAGGCTCATCTATCGTCGCGTAGCCGCGTCGGCCGAGTTCGGTCAGCAGCGTGGACTTCCCACAGCCGGGGCATCCCGAGATCACGGCGAATCGATCAGATATTCTTCAAGCTCAATTGGCGCTCCAATAGACTTGCCTGATGAGGCGTAATCTCCGCGCCTTTGCGCCTCCGGACACATCACACGTGGACTACGAAAGATCGCCCCAGTGGGGATGAACCCGGTTGCCGTGGTCAATCGGCTGCGTACAAATGGTTGAAAAAGTCGAGGCAATTGCGATTATCGAAGTCTCCTCTTCCGATGCGACCGCGCCCGCCAATGCATTTCGCGAACCTGCATCCGGCAACCAGTCGTCACTCACTCCCGTGCTGTGAAACGCACTCCAATTTAATCACAGCCCTGTTCGGCCGGCAAAGAAGGCTTGTCGGGCGAAATTGGTGTTCTAAGTCCCTCAATTGGCTACGTAGAAGCCGTTGAAATTCGCTATTTTTTCTTGCGACGTGGACCCGCTGGCTTGCGGCTTTTAGGCAAGGTCTTCGGAGACCTAGCACCTTTGGGCGGCAGAACAAAGAACTCGGACAACTGCACGTCCAGCGTTTCGGCGATGCGGTCGAGAAGATCAATCGTCGGGTTCTTCGATTGCCGCTCAAGACTACTCATGTAGGAGCGGTCGATCCCGGCCTTC
This genomic stretch from Bradyrhizobium daqingense harbors:
- a CDS encoding conjugal transfer protein TraG, producing MSATKILWGQVIMVFGIVLLTIWAATEWTAWRLGFQPQLGQPWFELLHFPFYLPPAFFWWWYAYDAYAPSIFTEGAFIAASGGIIAAAVAIGMSVWRAREAKNAETYGSARWAKAKEIEQAGLLGPDGVVLGRFERTYLRHDGPEHVLCFAPTRSGKGVGLVIPSLLTWPGSAIVHDLKGENWQLTAGFRARHGRVLLFDPTNAKSSAYNPLLEVRRGEWEVRDVQNIADILVDPEGSLEKRNHWEKTSHALLVGAILHVLYAEEDKTLAGVAAFLSDPKRPIETTLAAMMRTAHLGEAGVHPVVASAARELLNKSGNERSGVLSTAMSFLGLYRDPVVAEVTRCCDWRITDIVGGERATTLYLVVPPSDINRTKPLIRLILNQIGRRLTEDLQAKAGRRRLLLMLDEFPALGRLDFFESALAFMAGYGIKSFLIAQSLNQIEKAYGPNNSILDNCHVRVSFATNDERTAKRVSDALGTATEMKAMKNYAGSRLAPWLGHLMVSRSETARPLLTPGEMMQLPPSDEIVMMSGLHPIRAKKARYYEDRRFQERIMAPPMLTKSNGGRLDDWSSRPLPPRPRALETLNDDQTDDEDPKAADRRQQPELDRDTVENKEPLENEFASDLVDELDEDVPRIRRMNDMMQGVARQASLDPGDDLGL
- a CDS encoding GFA family protein, which gives rise to MMKTYTGSCHCGTVRFEIDADIDHVRVCDCSICSKRGALIYRVAEGDFRLLTPLQELSVYRWGLFTAADYFCPVCGILPFRKPSQPTAAEREAGIRPFDGWAVNVRCLKDFDPFSVPVRQIHGSRLTIDSP
- a CDS encoding ribbon-helix-helix protein, CopG family, yielding MIGTKKKAQLSVYLDPDVMKALSAYAARREQSLSLIAEAAIASFLSPDADERREAATAKRLDQIDRRIARLERDVGISVETIALFIRFWLTTTPSLPEPAAKAARAQAGARYDNFLAALGRRLNQGPKLRQEIPEDAQQTDSSPGE
- a CDS encoding DUF736 domain-containing protein; the encoded protein is MAQIGQFTRDKSGFTGRVETLFFERILTLVPAESSDAENAPDYRIRLGDADGPEIGAGWKRTGEKAGDYVSLVIDDPALPRPIRANLFQSGNDKAAWTLNWNRQPQRAERD
- a CDS encoding AAA family ATPase, whose translation is MISGCPGCGKSTLLTELGRRGYATIDEPGRPVVRKELESGVPALPGTGIEARLHSAFDLSLENLTRASAFDGWVYSIAA
- a CDS encoding relaxase/mobilization nuclease domain-containing protein codes for the protein MAEDSDFQPRPGRIRSSRSQRAKPFIAQALAAAQRAGGGISRAGQLVSHRHSRFGRGRAASVRANRLLTGRSRLVTIKTRVVRHRARSAPLATHLGYLRREGVTRDGEKAHLFGPGTEDADPKAFAERCQNDRHHFRFIVSPEDAPDMADLKGFARELVGQMEVDLGTKLDWVGVDHWNTQHPHVHIIVRGVAEDGQDLVISRDYIKEGMRARAQDLVTQELGLRSDLDIRRSLESQIGAERWTQLDRQLVRDANQHGVIDLAPRPEQQPDQFHALKVGRLRHLESLGLAHQLGPGQWSMDEAAETTLRELGERGDIIKRIHRSLTERGIERGSASYVLSGENLDVPVIGRLVDRGLDDELKATAYAVVDGVDGRTHHIRLPDLDAAGDSAPGSIVELRKFDDARGQRRVALAVRSDLSIEAQVTASGATWLDRQAVARDPVALGQGGFGAEVRDAMERRPEQLIGQGLAERQARGLVFAKNLIGTLRRRELEDLGKQLAAETGQPFNPSASGEYVAGTYRQRFALASGRFAMIDDGLGFQLVPWTPSLDKQLGRHVSGVARADGGIDWGFGRNRGLGL
- a CDS encoding lytic transglycosylase domain-containing protein, which translates into the protein MQDPVARAANQAHQRSTPLFGEKPSHNSGPRNRRAAATHSGGQTGGPCAPPVGSKTPRHDGGDRASLAVLLLTGLLVIGGPTAAVSGQRAPARSQPASDHYASHVAEAAQRFGIPAAWIRAVMRVESNGDRRAVSPKGALGLMQLMPKTWADMRARYGLGRDPFDPRDNILAGAAFLRELHDRYGSPGFLAAYNAGPGRYEEFRDRHRPLPAETTAYVAAIVPFVDAEGAPGPLLLAASSRSSWTRAPLFFDHADGPSPGARAALDQPAHGGSVGTTVHDISAIAPQSEGLFVALSAMGRSQ
- a CDS encoding S26 family signal peptidase, which codes for MTRFGYLMLTYLAALVAGALALVHPAPRLIWNATASTPIGLYALHPLGELRDLELVAVRLPEPIASFLADGGFLPKGLPLLKRVMALPGQTVCRSGDAITVDAVDVGAAHEHDHRGRPLPRWSGCHTLEPGEVFLMNPTVPDSLDGRYFGALPVSSIVARAVPLWTDEAADGRFVWRAATH
- a CDS encoding helix-turn-helix domain-containing protein, which encodes MKTRAIVAWNVRRIRVNRGISQEQLAWKAGIDRSYMSSLERQSKNPTIDLLDRIAETLDVQLSEFFVLPPKGARSPKTLPKSRKPAGPRRKKK